The Periophthalmus magnuspinnatus isolate fPerMag1 chromosome 19, fPerMag1.2.pri, whole genome shotgun sequence region ctcattcagtcctggttcagtccgggtttagtcctggtttagtcctgattcaatcctggttcagtcctagtctagtcagtcctggttcagtcctggtttagtcctggttcagtcctggttcagtcctggttcagtcctggttcagttctggttcagtcctggttcagtcctggttcagttctggttcagtcctggtttagtcctggttcagtcctggtctagttctggttcagtcctggttaagttctggtctagtcctgataaAGTCTTGGTCCAATCCTGCTTTaaccctgatttagtcctggtttaatcctagtttagtcctagtttagtcttgttttagtcctggttcagtcctggttcagtcctggttcagtcctggtttagtcctggtctagtcctcgtttagtcctggtcctggtcttactTGATCTCGTTCCACTCTATAAACCCGCTGTGGTCTCGGTCCAGTTGAGTAAAGGCTTTTTTAATGGCCGCCTCCTTCTCCTGCTCCGTCCTGAACTGACGCATGTGCTCCAGGAAACAGCGGTAATCAAAACTGTCTGAAAACATACGACAGATATgagaggagtagtagtagtagtagtagtagtagtagtagtagtagtagtagtagtagtagtagtagtagtagtagtagtagtagcagtagtagattTGTAATTGTCGTGGTAGTACCTTGTCTCCTGAACTCTCGGGGGATACAGTTCACTTCCTGGTCGCTCAGAGAGGCTCCCATCGCCACGGCAACCCTCTGCACCTGAGGTCGAAAGTCATCCTCCATTTTGGATCCACctcaaacacagaaacacaacacacatttaaaacacacacaacacaacacccagatctggttatgatcctggtcagCACCTGTCGCGTTCTTCAGCTCCTCGTCTGCAAAGTCTCTCTGtaaaagttggtctcatttatACCTCGGTCGAGACTCCGCCTGGACGGGACCCAGAGGACCGGCTCAGACCTGGACCAAGactcagatctggtttagtccctggagCAGGACTCATTCTGGGGTCAACAGAAGTTCAGAGAGTCACCGCACTCCTCCAAACTGTGAATAAAAATAACCCCACATATTTGCACTGTTtagctaaaatttcaaacttctaCGCAATATAAATTCAGATACGATGATGATAGTAAAA contains the following coding sequences:
- the LOC117387775 gene encoding parvalbumin-like EF-hand-containing protein translates to MEDDFRPQVQRVAVAMGASLSDQEVNCIPREFRRQDSFDYRCFLEHMRQFRTEQEKEAAIKKAFTQLDRDHSGFIEWNEIKYILSTVPGSAPVVPLSDEEAESVLRAADKDGDGRIDFNEFSELVTQEKKPKK